In Nasonia vitripennis strain AsymCx chromosome 2, Nvit_psr_1.1, whole genome shotgun sequence, a genomic segment contains:
- the LOC100122329 gene encoding integrator complex subunit 4, translating to MAALMKKRVLAEFNQSQTVTAEPPVKRLKTLRLPASASKNGSSNKGSSALAYCECLEKCKGGNDALQLLVRISDTLGQMAIEDIPTAVKKLSERFAIEQEAAVRAKILWIFAELGELTYDPLEKTRIVNETANLLKEEKSHRVKSQGLATLLKLGDYNKTLVLKIARDHLPDTWHGVQTRCLSIIGRYLSANAADDTLVLVNNYAKSQDPRVRAQAFETMAELHTHRSCRLPASFFQEACQCLRDDYEIVRRAVLKLIWLLGNEYPETMISGGKDYVEDMRMVDSAFCKLCSLMGDLSPRVRASAMALLGSLKGVSRRHIEQALDKKQIRVEDEGPRDEERTGINTCGAFIHGLEDEFLEVRTAAVESLCALSLERPVIARISLEFMVDMFNDEIQDVRIRAIESLRKMSASVTLSKDQLETILGALEDFSGEVREGLHATLGASRVATKICLHMCVTRLLDNLSRYPQDQDSIYNCLATMGASHPYLTLPLVPQLLGQHPFFDTPELNVALPAYVSVLVLIFNAAAHCPSMHSLFTHHAVKHYHYLRDTMPHLVPRLKPTLMISTSRPDEKIRDEETEDENARKFLEKMVSAVELARPGGRVYRQLLDASAIDLDRLAEMDLRMEGVARFLALYIRCLLLLNSVIKEFTVSPSTSTTNSSSNITNKITQLYKHSQQLLRLFIGLGDNEMALANDIWLKALALDLIRVASSDTGSALPLARQFLAETDTLPQDASKLPPFSKALVHQLPAVGEAKPGTLAKLLLPLLVNPPLKGEEKLPRPPPTTKYCQAIIEEPISDSDTVLKFTGGLILGIPLTAKILNLRDPSAVRIKLRHPDQKVQLLLPRKSDLKLQNSDKTSDYRLRTTVLLSHQVWMEACFVDISIALLVPSAQPCTHPPLDDPCVLDLCKPTKIAIAPKQVKRGI from the exons ATGGCTGCGTTAATGAAAAAGAGAGTATTAGCTGAGTTTAACCAAAGTCAA ACTGTGACAGCAGAACCACCTGTTAAACGTCTTAAAACTTTGAGACTACCAGCTTCTGCCTCAAAAAATGGCTCAAGTAACAAAGGCAGTTCGGCATTAGCTTATTGTGAATGCTTAGAAAAATGCAAAGGAGGTAATGATGCGTTGCAATTATTGGTTCGAATATCAGACACTCTTGGCCAGATGGCTATAGAGGATATTCCAACagctgtaaaaaaattgtctgaaAGATTTGCCATTGAGCAAGAAGCTGCAGTGAGAGCAAAAATTCTTTGGATATTTGCTGAACTAGGAGAATTGACATACGACCCTTTGGAAAAAACAAGGATCGTTAATGAGACAGCTAATCTtttgaaagaagaaaaatcgcaCAGAGTCAAAAGTCAAGGGCTTGCTACCCTTTTAAAATTAGGGGATTATAACAA AACCTTGGTTTTAAAAATAGCAAGAGACCACTTACCAGACACCTGGCATGGTGTACAAACAAGATGTTTATCGATAATAGGTCGTTACTTGTCAGCTAATGCAGCTGATGACACATTAGTATTAGTGAACAATTATGCTAAATCTCAAGATCCTCGAGTAAGAGCCCAAGCCTTTGAAACAATGGCAGAACTTCACACTCACAGAAGTTGCAGACTTCCAGCTAGTTTCTTCCAAGAAGCTTGTCAGTGTCTACGTGATGATTATGAAATAGTCAGGCGTGCTGTCTTAAAATTAATTTGGCTGTTAGGAAATGAGTATCCGGAAAC tATGATTTCTGGGGGAAAAGATTATGTTGAAGATATGAGGATGGTAGACAGTGCCTTTTGTAAATTATGCAGTTTAATGGGCGATCTCTCTCCTAGAGTAAGAGCTTCAGCAATGGCTTTACTAGGATCACTAAAAGGTGTATCTCGTCGCCATATAGAACAAGCACTAGATAAGAAACAAATAAGAGTTGAAGATGAAGGTCCTAGAGATGAAGAACGAACTGGAATAAATACTTGTGGTGCATTTATTCATGGGTTGGAAGATGAATTTTTAGAG gtAAGAACTGCTGCAGTAGAATCTTTGTGCGCATTATCATTAGAAAGGCCAGTTATAGCGAGAATTTCACTGGAATTCATGGTAGATATGTTCAATGATGAAATCCAAGATGTTCGTATAAGGGCGATAGAGTCATTAAGAAAAATGTCAGCCAGTGTTACTTTAAGTAAAGATCAATTAGAAACTATCCTTGGGGCCCTTGAAGACTTTTCTGGAGAAGTCAGAGAAGGGCTTCATGCCACGCTAGGCGCAAGTCGTGTAGCCACGAAAATCTGTCTACACATGTGTGTCACAAGACTACTTGATAATTTGAGTCGTTATCCGCAAGATCAAGATAGCATATATAATTGTTTAGCCACAATGGGTGCTTCACATCCTTATTTGACTCTACCACTTGTGCCTCAGCTACTAGGACAACATCCCTTTTTTGATACACCTGAACTAAATGTTGCTCTGCCAGCAT aTGTAAGCGTATTAGTGCTAATATTTAATGCTGCAGCTCATTGTCCAAGCATGCATTCTTTGTTCACTCACCATGCAGTTAAACATTATCATTATCTTCGTGATACCATGCCACATCTAGTTCCCAGACTGAAACCAACTTTAATGATCAGCACGAGTCGACCAGACGAGAAAATACGTGATGAAGAGACTGAAGATGAAAATGCTCGGAAGTTTTTGGAGAAAATGGTCTCAGCAGTGGAACTTGCAAGACCTGGTGGCAGAGTTTATAGGCAACTTTTGGACGCGTCAGCAATAGATTTAGATAGACTAGCTGAAATGGATTTGCGAATGGAAGGCGTCGCTAGATTTTTGGCATTGTACATACGTTGTTTACTACTCCTAAACTCAGTTATTAAAGAATTTACTGTCTCGCCCAGTACATCAACGACTAACTCGTCGTCAAACATCACAAATAAAATAACCCAGCTATACAAACATTCGCAACA ATTGTTGCGTTTATTTATCGGACTGGGAGATAACGAAATGGCACTAGCCAACGACATTTGGCTCAAGGCTTTAGCATTAGACTTAATTCGCGTTGCGAGCAGCGATACTGGTAGCGCCTTACCTTTGGCACGCCAGTTTTTGGCAGAAACTGATACTCTACCTCAGGATGCTTCAAAGTTACCACCATTTTCAAAAGCTCTGGTTCATCAACTACCAGCTGTTGGCGAAGCAAAACCAGGTACCCTCGCAAAACTTCTTTTACCGCTACTTGTGAATCCTCCGCTAAAAGGAGAGGAAAAACTTCCGAGACCACCACCGACCACGAAGTACTGCCAGGCAATTATTGAGGAACCTATAAGCGACTCTGATACCGTGCTCAAATTTACGGGTGGACTTATTTTAG GCATTCCGCTGACTGCAAAGATTCTTAATTTGCGTGACCCCAGCGCTGTAAGGATCAAGTTGAGACATCCAGATCAGAAGGTGCAGCTATTGCTGCCGCGTAAATCTGATCTCAAATTGCAGAACAGCGACAAAACCAGTGACTACAGGCTAAGAACAACGGTGCTCTTATCGCATCAAGTATGGATGGAGGCATGCTTTGTAGATATTTCTATTGCACTACTTGTTCCTTCGGCTCAGCCTTGTACGCATCCACCGCTAGACGACCCGTGCGTATTGGATCTGTGTAAACCTACGAAGATTGCCATTGCGCCAAAACAAGTAAAGAGGGGAATATAA
- the LOC100122314 gene encoding PDZ domain-containing protein 8 isoform X1 — translation MGIFDIIFLAVIAFICGIACTLLVQFYVLKKYLETAPEATPPKHPVPPGTAELPEELVTQIKEEKSSTSGSPRQSLSQGNENLAINLTLQFLFNELRNAERVRLWLYRKLNNEFKELLNQSTTGKLFDSVQLRDLNLGNHFPTIKGLDVADAKICADTGLLETLDLCLDLHYSGNFQMSIDVKMLLGKNAYLSLQVKRVTGKARLQFTRVPYTHWSLSFYTEPILELEVQSQFQGRQLQPQIISLITGQIRRAVRRKHTLPRYKMRYKPFFRRLNDEDIDLSEVAATQLTPGLLDVTLIEVTRLNIDPSTINAENMSQIEIYCTISVDATPWVCLTQYSGVPYMVLDLIISKVSSQQLGVVFKQEHITEIGQNCVLVETIVSGSPASIAEMKKGDIIVAVNGKKVTNMNQVAKLVKSAAQRRFIIRVERKYSTADWEKSSLSKFELDRSMSEKSAGTKRSSKSESSAKSDTLNVDDSFKSMKFSDLKDYDADTTDSKSDTGSKLFKRRKSSTHAATTVEDTVATMAATTAVSAPETPSRRISTGSSNSSGTSNSAHSSTVNDSSPSPSLSDLYYTSKEKGHATLITFDEKRSFQIDSELQYLNIGVWAKVKGGDSLPKLVGYINAPIRLILAQCSTSSTGHYLKNYALLPPDSSSPALSSFKLNGYSGFDPALCYGDILLSYVWVSNRPNQQSADQSKKGAEETVKIQPVLCEDIINKKPHDFIRTHFHRATHCDFCTKKIWLKDAVQCRDCGMVCHKKCEARCQASGACGAESLTTMAFEADEVETSGIVGGESGPEISLTSCEENVQGASMMAVKASIANTLLGLKKAGSTSCLAPPNTGIGLASRSLPPSPCASRKSSLVGGGLGISPDLLEGAEPSVAAHLIAGDLDDAVMSKAKETGRFLYKNLEPQERIDKINSMMTKLKTALDVETASRREWSQNLLDMDSSRMISQIDLRVRALSVLLLHYCTGLQHAQEQLERPNTVGGSGFGQN, via the exons ATGGGCATTTTTGACATTATTTTCCTGGCTGTGATTGCATTTATTTGTGGAATAGCATGTACGCTGCTAGTGCAATTTTATGTTCTCAAAAAATATCTGGAAACTGCACCGGAGGCAACACCGCCAAAGCATCCGGTGCCTCCTGGGACAGCGGAGTTACCTGAGGAATTAGTCACTCAGATCAAAGAAGAGAAGTCAAGTACCAGCGGTTCGCCTCGTCAAAGTTTATCACAAGGAAACGAGAATTTAGCAATAAATTTGACCTTACAATTTCTTTTCAATGAGCTGCGAAATGCTGAGCGTGTACGGCTTTGGCTCTATCGAAAGCTTAATAATGAATTCAAAGAGCTTCTCAATCAGTCTACTACAGGAAAACTCTTCGATAGCGTGCAG TTGCGAGATCTGAATCTTGGCAACCACTTCCCCACAATAAAAGGTTTAGATGTAGCTGATGCAAAAATATGTGCAGATACTGGTTTGTTAGAGACCTTAGACCTCTGTTTAGATTTACATTACTCAGGAAACTTCCAAATGTCAATAGACGTAAAAATGTTATTAGGCAAAAATGCTTATCTGTCGCTTCAAG TGAAAAGGGTAACTGGAAAAGCAAGACTTCAGTTCACGCGAGTTCCATACACTCATTGGTCCCTTAGTTTTTATACAGAGCCGATTTTAGAGTTAGAAGTGCAGTCGCAATTTCAAGGACGCCAGTTACAGCCACAAATAATTTCACTCATCACAGGTCAAATTCGCAGAGCTGTGCGCCGGAAACACACGTTACCTCGTTACAAGATGCGCTACAAGCCTTTCTTCCGTAGACTCAACGATGAGGATATCGATTTGTCAGAG GTTGCGGCGACCCAATTAACTCCAGGTCTCCTGGATGTCACCTTGATCGAAGTCACTCGCCTGAACATTGATCCTAGCACGATCAATGCCGAAAATATGTCTCAAATTGAGATATACTGTACGATTAGCGTGGATGCGACGCCCTGGGTCTGCCTCACCCAGTATTCTGGTGTACCTTATATGGTCCTCGATCTTATAATAAGCAAGGTCAGCTCCCAGCAGCTTGGCGTCGTATTCAAACAAGAGCATATCACCGAGATAGGTCAGAACTGTGTGCTCGTGGAGACGATCGTATCCGGCAGTCCAGCCTCGATAGCCGAGATGAAGAAGGGCGACATAATCGTGGCAGTGAACGGTAAGAAAGTTACTAACATGAACCAGGTGGCGAAACTCGTGAAGAGCGCCGCGCAAAGGCGATTCATCATCCGCGTCGAGAGGAAATACTCTACTGCCGACTGGGAAAAGAGCAGCTTGTCCAAGTTCGAGCTGGACAGGTCAATGTCGGAGAAAAGCGCTGGCACTAAGCGGTCATCCAAGAGCGAATCATCAGCGAAAAGCGATACGCTTAACGTCGATGACAGTTTCAAGAGCATGAAGTTCTCAGACCTAAAAGATTACGACGCGGATACGACTGATAGTAAAAGCGACACAGGGAGCAAGCTCTTCAAGAGAAGAAAGAGCAGTACTCATGCTGCGACGACCGTCGAGGACACTGTGGCGACGATGGCGGCGACTACCGCGGTTTCGGCTCCGGAAACTCCGTCCAGGAGGATTTCCACGGGCTCATCCAACTCGTCGGGTACCTCGAATAGCGCGCACTCTTCTACCGTCAACGACTCCAGTCCCTCACCCAGTCTGTCAGATTTGTACTATACTAGTAAAGAGAAGGGACATGCCACGCTGATCACGTTCGACGAGAAGAGAAGCTTTCAAATCGACTCGGAGCTTCAGTACTTGAACATCGGAGTCTGGGCGAAGGTCAAGGGTGGCGACAGTCTGCCAAAATTAGTAGGATACATTAACGCTCCCATTAGGTTAATTTTAGCTCAATGCTCCACGTCTTCGACTGGTCACTATCTGAAAAATTACGCACTCCTGCCTCCTGACTCAT CATCTCCAGCCTTGTCTAGCTTTAAACTGAATGGATATTCGGGATTTGACCCAGCGTTATGCTATGGTGATATTTTGTTGTCCTATGTTTGGGTTTCGAACCGTCCAAATCAGCAGAGTGCCGATCAAAGTAAAAAAGGTGCCGAGGAGACAGTAAAGATACAGCCTGTCTTGTGCGAAGATATCATAAATAAGAAACCTCACGATTTTATTAGAACGCACTTTCACAGAGCCACACACTGTGACTTTTGTACGAAGAAG ATCTGGCTGAAAGACGCGGTACAGTGTCGAGACTGTGGGATGGTCTGCCACAAAAAGTGCGAGGCTCGATGCCAGGCGTCGGGCGCCTGCGGTGCTGAGAGCCTCACAACGATGGCGTTCGAAGCCGATGAGGTCGAGACGTCGGGCATCGTCGGCGGCGAGTCCGGACCCGAAATATCGCTCACGAGTTGCGAAGAGAACGTTCAG GGCGCGAGTATGATGGCCGTGAAGGCCAGCATAGCTAACACGCTCCTGGGCCTGAAGAAGGCCGGAAGTACAAGTTGCCTGGCCCCGCCGAACACCGGTATTGGTCTGGCATCCAGAAGCCTACCCCCAAGTCCCTGCGCATCCCGCAAG agCTCGCTCGTCGGCGGTGGCCTGGGCATAAGTCCAGATCTGCTGGAGGGCGCGGAGCCGAGCGTTGCGGCGCACCTCATCGCCGGTGACCTCGATGATGCCGTCATGTCCAAGGCTAAGGAAACCGGTAGATTCCTTTACAAGAACCTGGAGCCACAGGAACGCATCGATAAAATCAATTCTATG ATGACAAAACTAAAGACTGCGCTGGACGTGGAGACGGCATCGCGGCGCGAATGGTCCCAGAACTTGTTGGATATGGACAGCAGTCGAATGATATCGCAGATAGACCTGCGCGTCCGTGCTCTGAGCGTCCTGCTACTGCACTACTGCACTGGTCTACAACACGCCCAGGAGCAACTCGAACGGCCTAACACGGTCGGTGGCAGTGGATTCGGACAAAACTGA
- the LOC100122314 gene encoding PDZ domain-containing protein 8 isoform X2: MGIFDIIFLAVIAFICGIACTLLVQFYVLKKYLETAPEATPPKHPVPPGTAELPEELVTQIKEEKSSTSGSPRQSLSQGNENLAINLTLQFLFNELRNAERVRLWLYRKLNNEFKELLNQSTTGKLFDSVQLRDLNLGNHFPTIKGLDVADAKICADTGLLETLDLCLDLHYSGNFQMSIDVKMLLGKNAYLSLQVKRVTGKARLQFTRVPYTHWSLSFYTEPILELEVQSQFQGRQLQPQIISLITGQIRRAVRRKHTLPRYKMRYKPFFRRLNDEDIDLSEVAATQLTPGLLDVTLIEVTRLNIDPSTINAENMSQIEIYCTISVDATPWVCLTQYSGVPYMVLDLIISKVSSQQLGVVFKQEHITEIGQNCVLVETIVSGSPASIAEMKKGDIIVAVNGKKVTNMNQVAKLVKSAAQRRFIIRVERKYSTADWEKSSLSKFELDRSMSEKSAGTKRSSKSESSAKSDTLNVDDSFKSMKFSDLKDYDADTTDSKSDTGSKLFKRRKSSTHAATTVEDTVATMAATTAVSAPETPSRRISTGSSNSSGTSNSAHSSTVNDSSPSPSLSDLYYTSKEKGHATLITFDEKRSFQIDSELQYLNIGVWAKVKGGDSLPKLVGYINAPIRLILAQCSTSSTGHYLKNYALLPPDSSSPALSSFKLNGYSGFDPALCYGDILLSYVWVSNRPNQQSADQSKKGAEETVKIQPVLCEDIINKKPHDFIRTHFHRATHCDFCTKKIWLKDAVQCRDCGMVCHKKCEARCQASGACGAESLTTMAFEADEVETSGIVGGESGPEISLTSCEENVQSSLVGGGLGISPDLLEGAEPSVAAHLIAGDLDDAVMSKAKETGRFLYKNLEPQERIDKINSMMTKLKTALDVETASRREWSQNLLDMDSSRMISQIDLRVRALSVLLLHYCTGLQHAQEQLERPNTVGGSGFGQN, from the exons ATGGGCATTTTTGACATTATTTTCCTGGCTGTGATTGCATTTATTTGTGGAATAGCATGTACGCTGCTAGTGCAATTTTATGTTCTCAAAAAATATCTGGAAACTGCACCGGAGGCAACACCGCCAAAGCATCCGGTGCCTCCTGGGACAGCGGAGTTACCTGAGGAATTAGTCACTCAGATCAAAGAAGAGAAGTCAAGTACCAGCGGTTCGCCTCGTCAAAGTTTATCACAAGGAAACGAGAATTTAGCAATAAATTTGACCTTACAATTTCTTTTCAATGAGCTGCGAAATGCTGAGCGTGTACGGCTTTGGCTCTATCGAAAGCTTAATAATGAATTCAAAGAGCTTCTCAATCAGTCTACTACAGGAAAACTCTTCGATAGCGTGCAG TTGCGAGATCTGAATCTTGGCAACCACTTCCCCACAATAAAAGGTTTAGATGTAGCTGATGCAAAAATATGTGCAGATACTGGTTTGTTAGAGACCTTAGACCTCTGTTTAGATTTACATTACTCAGGAAACTTCCAAATGTCAATAGACGTAAAAATGTTATTAGGCAAAAATGCTTATCTGTCGCTTCAAG TGAAAAGGGTAACTGGAAAAGCAAGACTTCAGTTCACGCGAGTTCCATACACTCATTGGTCCCTTAGTTTTTATACAGAGCCGATTTTAGAGTTAGAAGTGCAGTCGCAATTTCAAGGACGCCAGTTACAGCCACAAATAATTTCACTCATCACAGGTCAAATTCGCAGAGCTGTGCGCCGGAAACACACGTTACCTCGTTACAAGATGCGCTACAAGCCTTTCTTCCGTAGACTCAACGATGAGGATATCGATTTGTCAGAG GTTGCGGCGACCCAATTAACTCCAGGTCTCCTGGATGTCACCTTGATCGAAGTCACTCGCCTGAACATTGATCCTAGCACGATCAATGCCGAAAATATGTCTCAAATTGAGATATACTGTACGATTAGCGTGGATGCGACGCCCTGGGTCTGCCTCACCCAGTATTCTGGTGTACCTTATATGGTCCTCGATCTTATAATAAGCAAGGTCAGCTCCCAGCAGCTTGGCGTCGTATTCAAACAAGAGCATATCACCGAGATAGGTCAGAACTGTGTGCTCGTGGAGACGATCGTATCCGGCAGTCCAGCCTCGATAGCCGAGATGAAGAAGGGCGACATAATCGTGGCAGTGAACGGTAAGAAAGTTACTAACATGAACCAGGTGGCGAAACTCGTGAAGAGCGCCGCGCAAAGGCGATTCATCATCCGCGTCGAGAGGAAATACTCTACTGCCGACTGGGAAAAGAGCAGCTTGTCCAAGTTCGAGCTGGACAGGTCAATGTCGGAGAAAAGCGCTGGCACTAAGCGGTCATCCAAGAGCGAATCATCAGCGAAAAGCGATACGCTTAACGTCGATGACAGTTTCAAGAGCATGAAGTTCTCAGACCTAAAAGATTACGACGCGGATACGACTGATAGTAAAAGCGACACAGGGAGCAAGCTCTTCAAGAGAAGAAAGAGCAGTACTCATGCTGCGACGACCGTCGAGGACACTGTGGCGACGATGGCGGCGACTACCGCGGTTTCGGCTCCGGAAACTCCGTCCAGGAGGATTTCCACGGGCTCATCCAACTCGTCGGGTACCTCGAATAGCGCGCACTCTTCTACCGTCAACGACTCCAGTCCCTCACCCAGTCTGTCAGATTTGTACTATACTAGTAAAGAGAAGGGACATGCCACGCTGATCACGTTCGACGAGAAGAGAAGCTTTCAAATCGACTCGGAGCTTCAGTACTTGAACATCGGAGTCTGGGCGAAGGTCAAGGGTGGCGACAGTCTGCCAAAATTAGTAGGATACATTAACGCTCCCATTAGGTTAATTTTAGCTCAATGCTCCACGTCTTCGACTGGTCACTATCTGAAAAATTACGCACTCCTGCCTCCTGACTCAT CATCTCCAGCCTTGTCTAGCTTTAAACTGAATGGATATTCGGGATTTGACCCAGCGTTATGCTATGGTGATATTTTGTTGTCCTATGTTTGGGTTTCGAACCGTCCAAATCAGCAGAGTGCCGATCAAAGTAAAAAAGGTGCCGAGGAGACAGTAAAGATACAGCCTGTCTTGTGCGAAGATATCATAAATAAGAAACCTCACGATTTTATTAGAACGCACTTTCACAGAGCCACACACTGTGACTTTTGTACGAAGAAG ATCTGGCTGAAAGACGCGGTACAGTGTCGAGACTGTGGGATGGTCTGCCACAAAAAGTGCGAGGCTCGATGCCAGGCGTCGGGCGCCTGCGGTGCTGAGAGCCTCACAACGATGGCGTTCGAAGCCGATGAGGTCGAGACGTCGGGCATCGTCGGCGGCGAGTCCGGACCCGAAATATCGCTCACGAGTTGCGAAGAGAACGTTCAG agCTCGCTCGTCGGCGGTGGCCTGGGCATAAGTCCAGATCTGCTGGAGGGCGCGGAGCCGAGCGTTGCGGCGCACCTCATCGCCGGTGACCTCGATGATGCCGTCATGTCCAAGGCTAAGGAAACCGGTAGATTCCTTTACAAGAACCTGGAGCCACAGGAACGCATCGATAAAATCAATTCTATG ATGACAAAACTAAAGACTGCGCTGGACGTGGAGACGGCATCGCGGCGCGAATGGTCCCAGAACTTGTTGGATATGGACAGCAGTCGAATGATATCGCAGATAGACCTGCGCGTCCGTGCTCTGAGCGTCCTGCTACTGCACTACTGCACTGGTCTACAACACGCCCAGGAGCAACTCGAACGGCCTAACACGGTCGGTGGCAGTGGATTCGGACAAAACTGA